TCCAGTTGAAAACTCTATCAATAGAGATTTAGTTTCTCTTTTAGACTTAACGATTCAAAAATCACCTCATATAAGGAAACGAGAGAACAGTGAAGGGCGACTCATCATGCCAATCATATGGAGAGTAATAGAAGAGAAGACCTAGAGTTCGGATCATCGTGATTCCAcctaaaataatataaatttgaaatcaggtgcacaaattcttttctttctccgtaTAGCGTTCTATTTCTAGTTATAATGATCTAGGATCGCCGTTCCGAGATTTATAGCAGCTTACATAATATTATAGAGGTCGCTACATTTGTCAATTGTGATTTGAAGTACTAGATAAAGAAGCAATTTGTACCGACGCATCCAAATTGAATTGGTcgttttaaatttcttttgtatCTGTGTGCTACAGATGTAATACTTAAAACACGTAAATGACACACATAAATATGGCCAACTTCATGTGTGTCCACTGCCAACAGTCCAGCACTCGCACGCCTTCACCCTCAAGTATGAGATAGGTGATAATGGCGTCGTGGGGAAGaagtggaagagagagaagtaacggtcatattttctaaaatagagaaattagattaattttcaattttagtctAACAGATCACATCAATCGTAATTGAACATGCAATCAGTCACAGTGCAGATGTGATCGGAACGGAAAAGTACAGTGTAAGGgtaacttttttgaaaaactgcGTGGCCGGTATAATCCGTACTTACCAGGTGCTATGTTGACCTATTagaattaatttgagataaatttgatGCTGGATTTAAGGTAGGGAAGTTTCTAGGAAATTAGGCACCGTAGAAATGGCCTACAGAAAGTTCTCGCCCCGTAAAGAATCTGGTGGGCCTTGCAATGACAAAGGTACATTAAAACCTGTGCACATGTGCAGTGGCTCATCATCTAAAGTTACCGTGTTCCCGGAAGTTTCCCGTAAGTTTCGTGGATGCGCACTTACGcgttgaattcttttttttttgcttgatctTGTTCCTTTCAATTTGCGTGTGGGAAAACAGAAACTTCAAAGAAATAGATCAATTTAACTTTCCGGAAACTATCTTCTAAAAGAAATTCCTCCCACTTGAACTCATTGCTTGTATAAACGAGTTCCCTCGCAACTACTCAGTGTCGGAGGACAGGTAGAGAAACAGTGAGAAATGGATCCCAAAGTGTATCAGGCTGCAAATTCGGGAGACTTCGATTCCCTGAAGGCAATAATTTCAGGAAATGGAGAGGACCTTTTCTACCAAACAACGCCAAAGGGGAACAACATTCTGCACCTTGCTGCTCAACACAAGCAGGTGCATTTCATCGGACTTGTTCTTCAATGTCCGTCAGGACCCTCCCTTCTTTGGCAAGTTAACTCTAAAGGAGACACTCCCCTGCACCTTGCTGCTAAAGTGGGAAGCCACCAAGTGGTTCGAGTCTTCACTGACTTGGCGAAATCACTCCATTGGGTTGTTGACGACGGACAAGTGGACGCATGTAAAGAGCTACTTCGGAAGCCGAACTTGCACCAGGATACCGCGCTGCACTATGCAATAAGAGGATGCCATAATTGGGTGGTGCAGTTGCTGATTGAAGAAGATCCTCAACTGCGTGATCTTACTAATGCTGCCGATGAATCCCCGCTTTATCTTGCAGTAAGAAGAGGATTTACTTACATCCCTGAGCTGAATTTAGGTGCTTTCTCGTCGTCATCCTCTCATAAGGGCCCTAAAGGTTTGACAGCTCTGCACGCTGCAGTGTTTCGGTCATCCACATGTAAGTATCAAGATGAAACGCAATTTTAATATCTATGTAAAGAGGCTAAAAGCAATCTAAATCATGACATATTCCTGTTGTATTTGCAAAGGGTTGTTGAAAATCCTGGAGAAGAGACCAGAAGTGATCAGAGAAGCCGATGATTCGGGGTGGACTCCTCTTCATTATGCCGCTAGCGCAGGCAAAGTAGAAGCAGTACGATTGCTCCTGCGACACGATACGTCGGTAGCATATGTGGTAGACAAAGGGGGGCAATCGGCTCTTCACATTGCAGCATTCCGAGGCCATGTCAATGTCATTGGAGAGCTTCTTAGATCCTGTCCTGACGCTGGTGACATAATGAACACCAAAGGGCAAACGGCACTTCATGCAGCCGTAATCGGTGGACGAGTAAATGTAGTCGAGTACATACTTGGGATGCCAAACCTGGAGGATCTTATAAACGAACAAGATGATGACGGAAACACGGCTCTGCATTTGGCTGCGCTTCGTAAAAAATACGAAGCCATATACATGCTTGCGCGAGACAAGAGGGTGGACCGTATAGCCACAAATAAGGATCATTTGACCGccattgatattttttatgctCATAAAGAGGTATGCTTGCTTGAACACTATATAGTTTGATTTGTTCACTCTCAGTCATTTCTTCAGAATCGCCTAGAAACCAAATTGAAATCTTTTTGCGTCAGCTTGTTTTGCTTCTTCATTGTTTCAGCATATTTCACTGCAGTTCAGTTTTCCTAGCAAATAGTAGCATAGATTGCTTTATTAAGGGTGACATATGTTTGAAAAAGGGACTTAGGGTGAAGTGATCTCATACTGCACATCTAAATTATAAATACTAAGAAAGTCGAATAAAATTGAACTTCATGGTTGGACCACGTAATAAAACAAAGCTTCATTCCCTCGCTTCACTTAACATTTATTAGAATACTAACTATTAGACTGAttaggcaaaaattaaaaaggtttttttttatcccgcttaatctacccaaaaaaaaaaaatctatcatTAATGTTCCTACGACAGAATGTCAACATCAATTCGCATAACCATGTGAAGTTTTTGTGGTTCATTCACGTTCTTGAGTTGGtatatatttatgattgaacAAACGTGTAGGGTCATATCCCTTTTTTAAATACCAGTTTATCTGTAAGTTGGATGAGTGAACAGAAATGACGGTGCgtttatttctgaaaaataataatttaacaaatagtttaattaaaaatgatccattgtatcacttacaaaatttcaaattcccagGCGGTTTAATGCAAAACATTCGGGTTTGAGTGAAAGAGAGAACTAGCACTCTGCCCCATCTGGGAAAAGGATTTCAACCAATTCCTAGATGATTGCATTTAATTACAGCATCACCAGAAACTGTAATTGTTTAATCCAGGAAACTCTATTTACTCTTTTTTAGCTAAAAGAGATGAATTGAATGAATTCTTCCTTATGTTTAGTACTCCCCGAGAGTTGCTGTTTGTGATAAATGGGTTTTTAGTGAGGGGCTTGAAGTATTTCGCCGGGAAAGACCACTCGTTAATTAATTACTTTCTGCACATTTTTTAGGTCGGCTACAGAGCGGCAAAGGTTAGACATGTGTTGAAATATTCTTGTGGAATCTCAAATTATCAAGGCTTGGTTATTGAATATGTGAAGCAGAGGCTAGACAAGCAACATGCTGAGAGTCAACGCGTTGTGTCTATGACCACAACCACAGAAAGTAGCATcgccaatcaagaaaatctcGATTCGTCAAAAAGAAGCATAGTTGACCTTCAACTACTAGTAGCAGTGCTCATAGCCACAGTCACCTTCACGGCAGCCTTCACGATGCCCGGAGGTCATAACAACGACGGACATGATCAAGGAATGGCGACTCTTGCTGGCAGGGCGGCTTTCCAAGCCTTTGTGATATCTAACACCACTGCATTTGGCTTCTCCATCCTGGCGATATTCTTACAATTCGATACTTCTGTGGCTGGTGAATCTGTGTTCCAACGGAGATACACCGGCATGGCGGGAAATTGCATTTACATTGCGATACTTGGGATGGTGCTGGCCTTTGCTTGTGGTACGTATGTTGTATTGACCAAGACCATCGGGCTTGGAATCATTCCTTATGTCATGTCCGGATGCCTCATGATTGCGTACTTTGTTGGTGCTTCCCTTGACCCCGAGTCTGGACACGGGGGACTACGTGGCTATTTCGGAAAATATGTCCGCAACTTCTTGTTTGATTATGGGATACTCTAGGAAAGCTACTAATAAGTTGGGCCGGTTCTATAGGCCCGTGACCATAGTGCTTGCAAATTGGTTGGCAGTCAAATTCGGCACTTTTATGTCAGTTGTTCAATTTAAAATCTGTCAGCTTCAACTCGTCAGATTGAGCGCCAGCATAATTGTCATGCTCAAGATGACTGGAGCGTAACtgttaaattatgtctcaaTTTTTTGAGTCTGTATTGGATGAGGCTCTTTGATTTAGTGTTGCCTTCTTTGGGTCATAATTTGTTTTGTTTGGCATTCGATATATATGGTCTCTTCGTCAATATCCTCGTTGGGCGGAGAGTTTACATGacaattgaggaattttcttCGTGCATTAGCGAGTGTTTCAAGCTGTGATTTAATTCTGAATGATTTATTTATCGATCAATTGCGTGAGGCTAAACAGGCTGAATTTGGACATAATTGGCTAGAAAACACTTGAACGTGTTATTATTAGTGAATTATTTGATATTGGCTCTCACCGTGGAGTAAGTATCAACATTCGGATTGAACTACATAAATATCTACattctttattgtttttgtttatttttttgatgatttcgcattgatttaGTTACAAGATTGAATTAGCTTCGCGTTACATTACAATAGCAGCAAAGGCCAACAAGTTAGAGACCTTCGTGTATGTGAAGGACGTACGAGTCGATTGCATCACATTTAACCAAATACAAGCCAAGAGGGTTAGCAGTTGCTGACCAATTgcttttttggtaaaggtaagaTTTGCTGACCAGTTGCTTTAGGTATTGTTAGGTGATAATCGTTTGGTTTCAATAAAATGCCGGATTTCGGGgcattttaataaattaaaaaaaaagctcttcGTAGCATGAATGAGTTTTATTTGTTTGTACCCGGGATTGCCATTGCTTTAATTTCCCTAAATCCCTCGAACATTCTTCAAGTTAGTAGATGATTGTAGAAGCTTATGATGTGAACTTGTAAAATCAAGTTACTGGTTAGTGAGTCACCATACTGTAATGAATTGTCAAATTTGATTCGTCACTTATcaacttcttttgaaattttacacTTAGACAACATAGACGCTAATAATGACATCTTAACGAATCTACCGAcattaaattgatttttaagTTAAATTTTACAAGTAGATCAGGTAATAGGTTAGTAAGTTGCTGGCATGGTAATTGATATACCAATGTCAAATAAATTACTGACTTACCAATGCTTTTAAAGTTTTACAAATGGGCATGTTAGAAAGTGACTGTAATGCATTCAGCAACGCCAAATTTCTTCTAAAGGTTTACAAGAAGGCGTAAATAGGGGAAGGTTTGCCGAGGAATTTGATGTTTCCTAGGATATGGTGCCTTCGATTTCTATGCTTGCTCTATAGTGGCATAATTGCGCAAAACTGCAGGAAGTACTATTAAGAGCAGGAGTCATGGCTGATCCAAGACCTCTCCTTTCTGATTATTCCTTAAGTTTCATAAGCCTTCATAGAAGTGGAACGTCATCTTTCAGTATAATCTCAGCACTTTCAAGTCAATCCAGTAACATCATCAAATAATTAGGGACACAAGGCCAAGAATGCATCACCACCATATCAACCTATAAAAATGCAATCACCTACTCACGCCAAAACCAGTAATTTCGCTTCAGTCTTTCACCATGTCAACCGATCCTCGAACAATCTACCCATTCTTCGATACAAACGCTAAACCCATGTGGTCGTCCAACTACTAGAAGCCTTTCCTGTTGCCCCCACTTCTTTGCTGAAGTTGCATCATCCACCAAGTAAGGTACTACGTATTTTTGCATGCCAGCGAGAGAGATCTCGAGATGGTCAAGAGACGATgatgaattttattttcccaGATACGTTTTCATTCCAATACAGTCCTCGATGTAAAGCTCGAAACATTCCTCTTTTTTCCCGCATAGAAATAATGGTGGAATGATGCAAATTGTAGCATTGAGTAAGGGTAAAAGCATGTCATGACAAGTATTGATCATTCATGTCACGTAGAACAGCCA
The sequence above is drawn from the Rhodamnia argentea isolate NSW1041297 chromosome 9, ASM2092103v1, whole genome shotgun sequence genome and encodes:
- the LOC115728656 gene encoding ankyrin repeat-containing protein At5g02620-like: MDPKVYQAANSGDFDSLKAIISGNGEDLFYQTTPKGNNILHLAAQHKQVHFIGLVLQCPSGPSLLWQVNSKGDTPLHLAAKVGSHQVVRVFTDLAKSLHWVVDDGQVDACKELLRKPNLHQDTALHYAIRGCHNWVVQLLIEEDPQLRDLTNAADESPLYLAVRRGFTYIPELNLGAFSSSSSHKGPKGLTALHAAVFRSSTWLLKILEKRPEVIREADDSGWTPLHYAASAGKVEAVRLLLRHDTSVAYVVDKGGQSALHIAAFRGHVNVIGELLRSCPDAGDIMNTKGQTALHAAVIGGRVNVVEYILGMPNLEDLINEQDDDGNTALHLAALRKKYEAIYMLARDKRVDRIATNKDHLTAIDIFYAHKEVGYRAAKVRHVLKYSCGISNYQGLVIEYVKQRLDKQHAESQRVVSMTTTTESSIANQENLDSSKRSIVDLQLLVAVLIATVTFTAAFTMPGGHNNDGHDQGMATLAGRAAFQAFVISNTTAFGFSILAIFLQFDTSVAGESVFQRRYTGMAGNCIYIAILGMVLAFACGTYVVLTKTIGLGIIPYVMSGCLMIAYFVGASLDPESGHGGLRGYFGKYVRNFLFDYGIL